A single window of Nicotiana sylvestris chromosome 3, ASM39365v2, whole genome shotgun sequence DNA harbors:
- the LOC104240654 gene encoding uncharacterized protein isoform X7, producing the protein MAEFKLLGCNSNLIVEAGLKEEANANLKPTHVDDEIEVERNRHLNVVFIGHVDAGKSTCGGQILFLSGQVDDRTIQKYEKEAKDKSRESWYMAYIMDTNEEERVKGKTVEVGRAHFETETTRFTILDAPGHKSYVPNMISGASQADIGVLVISARKGEFETGYERGGQTREHVQLAKTLGVSKLLIVVNKMDDPTVNWAKERYDEIESKMIPFLKSSGYNVKKDVQFLPISGLLGSNMKNRVEKSVCSWWNGPCLFEALDAVEVPPRDPKGPLRIPIIDKFKDMGTVIMGKIESGSIREGDNLLVMPNKAAVKVLAIFCDEDRVRDAGPGENVRVRLSGIEEEDIMSGFVLCSAAQPIPAVTEFVAQLQILELLDNAIFTAGYKAVLHIHAVVEECEIVELIQQIDLKTKKPMKKKPLFVKNGAIILCRVQVNNLICIEKFSDFPQLGRFTLRTEGKTVAVGKVTALPTVADNA; encoded by the exons ATGGCGGAATTTAAACTATTAGGCTGCAACTCCAACCTCATTGTGGAAGCTG GCCTGAAAGAGGAAGCAAATGCAAACTTAAAGCCAACACACGTTGATGATGAGATTGAAGTCGAGAGAAACAGACATCTGAATGTTGTATTCATTGGTCATGTTG ATGCTGGAAAGTCCACATGTGGAGGACAAATACTATTCCTTAGTGGTCAAGTTGACGATCGGACTATCCAGAAGTATGAGAAGGAAGCAAAAGATAAGAGTAGAGAGAGTTG GTATATGGCCTATATCATGGATACAAATGAAGAGGAGCGAGTCAAg GGAAAAACAGTTGAAGTTGGAAGGGCACACTTTGAAACAGAGACAACAAGATTTACAATTTTGGATGCCCCG GGTCACAAGAGTTATGTCCCGAACATGATCAGTGGGGCATCTCAAGCCGATATAGGTGTATTG GTTATATCGGCTAGAAAGGGTGAATTTGAAACTGGATATGAAAGAGGTGGACAAACACGTGAACATGTTCAGCTTGCAAAGACACTAGGAGTTTCTAAGCTCCTTATTGTTGTAAATAAGATGGATGATCCTACTGTCAACTGGGCTAAAGAAAG GTATGACGAGATTGAGTCGAAAATGATACCATTCTTGAAATCATCTGGATACAATGTGAAGAAAG ATGTTCAGTTCCTCCCAATCTCTGGTCTCCTTGGGTCAAATATGAAAAATCGGGTGGAGAAAAGTGTATGCTCATGGTGGAATGGTCCATGCCTTTTTGAAGCTCTTGATGCGGTAGAAGTCCCTCCCCGAGATCCTAAAGGTCCACTAAG AATACCTATTATCGACAAATTTAAAGATATGGGAACTGTTATTATGGGTAAAATAGAATCCGGGAGCATACGTGAAGGTGATAATTTGTTGGTGATGCCGAATAAG GCCGCTGTGAAAGTCCTTGCCATATTCTGTGATGAAGACAGAGTTAGGGATGCAGGTCCTGGGGAAAATGTACGAGTTAGGTTGTCCGGAATCGAGGAAGAGGACATTATGTCGGGTTTTGTCTTGTGCAGTGCTG CACAGCCTATACCTGCAGTTACTGAGTTTGTTGCACAGTTACAGATCCTCGAGCTGTTGGACAAT GCTATTTTTACTGCTGGCTACAAGGCTGTGTTGCATATTCATGCTGTTGTTGAAGAATGTGAGATTGTTGAACTGATTCAGCAGATTGATCTCAAGACAAAGAAACCCATGAAGAAGAAACCTTTGTTTGTGAAAAATGGTGCCATCATCTTATGTCGTGTTCAG GTGAATAATCTGATTTGTATTGAAAAGTTCTCTGATTTTCCACAACTTGGACGATTCACTCTTCGCACGGAAG GGAAAACTGTTGCTGTGGGGAAAGTTACTGCCCTCCCTACTGTTGCTGATAATGCTTAA